In Thermorudis peleae, a genomic segment contains:
- a CDS encoding DnaJ domain-containing protein: MPSNRPEFDPTLDYYAVLDVPFTATRDEITRAYRALMRQCHPDRVRDPDQRRIAEERAKLINAAYAVLSHEATRQAYDQARRQRAVADLLFQRYTGTTPGWTAAYTRAAAARSRSADRAAFTHLLVVAVIFLAVLILALVLSSALFEAATYALSGL; this comes from the coding sequence ATGCCATCCAATCGGCCTGAGTTCGATCCAACACTTGACTACTACGCCGTCCTCGATGTCCCTTTCACCGCCACTCGGGACGAGATCACCCGTGCCTATCGCGCCCTCATGCGGCAGTGCCACCCTGACCGTGTCCGTGACCCTGATCAGCGCCGCATCGCCGAAGAGCGTGCGAAACTCATCAACGCCGCCTACGCTGTCCTCTCGCACGAAGCCACCCGCCAGGCCTACGACCAGGCTCGACGTCAGCGGGCAGTCGCCGACCTGCTCTTCCAGCGCTACACCGGCACGACCCCCGGCTGGACCGCCGCGTATACCCGCGCCGCTGCCGCTCGTTCCCGCTCAGCTGACCGCGCCGCTTTCACCCATCTGCTCGTCGTTGCCGTCATCTTCCTGGCCGTTCTCATCCTCGCACTTGTTCTCTCCAGCGCCCTCTTTGAAGCTGCAACCTATGCCCTCTCTGGACTGTGA